From the genome of Vitis riparia cultivar Riparia Gloire de Montpellier isolate 1030 chromosome 11, EGFV_Vit.rip_1.0, whole genome shotgun sequence:
GATGTTCATGGGTTGGACCCAGTGGAAAGATGTAGAAAATACATAAAGTAGATAGGTGCCAGGAGAGTTATCCAATCAAAGTGCAAAGCAGCATACCTGCAAATTTCTGACTTTGGTCTAGACTCTCCATCTAAAGCAAAATGGTTGCCAAAATGAATTTCCTGGAACAGTCCAGGATAATGTTTCTCAATCCACTCAATTGTGTGGTCTTTGATTGCATTTTGTCGAGACCTATGAAGATCAATAGGTTCCAGTATAATGGGTTAATTGAAGTTCAgatcaaataattatatttcatgaaGAAACTCTGGTTAAGCACACGTACGTCACAATTGATAGGTTACAAAATCTTGATAATTTATGTAGAGCCTGTTGAGCACCTGGGATTGGATGGATCCCTGTCTTGAAATATGAGGTCTTAAAGAACTCATGAACACGGATATCAGCTGTCAAAACAAGAAGGTTAATGTTTTGAACGAATTCATTGATCATAACCTTATAGTTGAATTGCAGCATATTCACCACTAACAAGAATATTCTaccataattttatataaaaatgaaaaaggaagaatgTTATATTGAAAGAAGCAATTGGTAACAATCAAAAACGTGGTTTAACCAGTATCTGCTTGAATTATGAGGCTGGTATATTTCCTGAGGGGCAACAAGGACACCACTGCAATAACAATCATAGACCATTTTCAAGTTGAGGCAATACACGTGCTCATTAGCAAATATTCTTCTAAATAGGCACATCTTACACTCAAATCGCAACATCAGTAGAAGAAAAATGCACATATTTAAAGAAAGTGCAGCCAAAACCACTTGAATGTTGGATTGCTTGCTTTCTTCATAATAGTTGGAATGCTTCCTAAAAACTGGTATTTAACATTTCTCTGGAGTATTCTAGATTGTAAAGGAAAATCCTACAGCACGTTTGAGAGATGCATTAATAAGAGTGAAAGGGACCAAATTTTTAGATCCCCATCAAGCAAACTTCTAAACTTTTATTTGCACAATCTAAAAGATTAAATGGTCTTTCATAGATTAAGTAAAAAGTTAATTTAGTGATGCAAATCACTCGTAACACAGAATAAACCTAGTCATACCTTCATCTCTTGAACAGTTCCATATctgtaacaaaaataaagatgCATTATAAATCCATGGAATAACTATATCTATTTTCCCAAAATCAAAGTATTTTAAGAGATGATAAAGTTACACAAAGGCAGAAGCCTACCTATAGTTGAGGTTCCTAACTCATAGCCTAAATATTGGGCATGCGGATGAAGCAATTTGGACATGGTTAGGATGCAGTCAAAGGCAAAAGCCTATGTGCAAAGTGTTCACATCATAGCAAAAGCCTAAGTACGAAGAGTTCTCATCATaaacattttgttttaataggaaacaacaatttcatttttactGCTGCAGCTGAATCTACATACTAAACCTGAGCCCGACCCGATTTGCCCAACTTAAGCAATTGGACTGGGCATCGGCTGGGTAGATTGCATCGCTGCACAGACCAGAGCTGTTACTAGTTAGTTGCTTCAAGTATGTATCTTCCAGCAATGACACTGAACCAAATAGTCTTTCCTAATATCATCCATATCATGGAAACTGCAATATTTTATGTGGAATTGATAATTTGTCCTTTTGCTGTTCGCAAAAGGATAAccctatttattttatgcacCACAAATAAATTTCTGTCTCAGTTTGCATAGATGGATTCATGCAAATGGTTCTCTAGGTCTACCGAAGAAGTGGGGTTAAAGAAAAGCATACAGGGGAGTTAAAATGCAATATGCCTGGACAATGCCTTTCTACAAACTTATAATACAAGAAAACTCCTCACAAAGGCAAACAGATAATACCTTGAAGAATTCGTATACATGGTATTCCGAAACTGAATGCTTCACAGAGTAACGATCAGCAATAAATCTGTTCAGAGCTGATACAAAGTTGCCAAGAACTACAAAACAACAAAGCATAAAAGAATACACATAAGAAAAATAGCAGCCCGGCTGAACAGAGTAGTGATACAAATTTGGAATCAGTAGCTAATGGTGATGGAACAAGATGAATTGGGGGTGCCCCACACTTTTACCAAGTTTTAATTCCACTGGTGAAGCACACAATTAGGGCAAAAGCAACATGTGAATGAGTGAGACACAGGGAATACAAGAAGTATCATTTAAAAGAGGAGAAGGGAAATACCTTCATCAACGTCAACAGCAACCACAATCTTCTCCGGCAAAGGACGGAGTGGGAATCCAAGAAGTTTTCCATGGTGAGAGGCCCCATGCCCAGTTGGAAGTCCAGCATCTGGAAGCCCAATTTCAAAATCACGGAGCACCTGCTGCTGGTAGGAATGGGCAAATGCCCCATGCCCATTCCTATCCACTCTCCTTTTATTAGAATCAGAGCAACCTCCCATACTCAATCCAATCCGGAAACCATTACTGCTACTAGCAGCGAgattcttgttattattatgattattataatCAAGGGAGATCTTCCCCATGAACGGCAAGCGGTCATTGAAGGTAGCAGTATGAAGTAAACCATGCTGCTGCAGCAAAGAAGCCATGACAACCAGGCGGTGACGGTGATGGTGGTGGGGGTGTTTACCAAATATTCgagcaagaaacaaaaagcgCACGCTTTGCCTTTTTATCATTACGATCCCTCACAAACCCATTAACAAAACcatcccaatttcaaattccccatTCTCATCATAAGCCTAACCCTAAAAAAATCCATACAATAGTAGCCCCTCCTATTGCTTGTGAAtatgtaatattaaaaaaaaaaaaaaaagaggcagATACCcaattcataatattatatatagagaTTGTATTTGGGTGAAAGCgccaattttgattttgattcgAAGGAGACCGAAAGATAAGGAATTGGAAGACGTACAGTGGCGCGATTAGAATAGGAATAATAGTTACACCAACAGGCGCATATGCCTGAATGGATTCTTATCAGGAGACTGAAACAAGAAGCGGCGGCGAGAATGGAGAGGGGGATGAAGACGAGATCCGATGCGCCACCCACCTTTCTCTTTCAACCCCAGCAATGAACAAGGAAGATACTTTTGAGTTGTTTTTTGGGGGAAGAGGCCGCTTTTGTTA
Proteins encoded in this window:
- the LOC117925587 gene encoding uncharacterized protein LOC117925587 produces the protein MIKRQSVRFLFLARIFGKHPHHHHRHRLVVMASLLQQHGLLHTATFNDRLPFMGKISLDYNNHNNNKNLAASSSNGFRIGLSMGGCSDSNKRRVDRNGHGAFAHSYQQQVLRDFEIGLPDAGLPTGHGASHHGKLLGFPLRPLPEKIVVAVDVDEVLGNFVSALNRFIADRYSVKHSVSEYHVYEFFKIWNCSRDEADIRVHEFFKTSYFKTGIHPIPGAQQALHKLSRFCNLSIVTSRQNAIKDHTIEWIEKHYPGLFQEIHFGNHFALDGESRPKSEICRSLGAKVLIDDNPRYAIECAEIGIRVLLFDYENSYPWCKTESVSQHPLVTKVHDWEEVEQKLVSWIVS